The window ACAAAAATATATCCCTTACTTGTGATAGCCGTTCAATTGTCAATCGCTTATTTGTAATCTCATCTAATTGATGTTGTGTCAAAAATTCGCGTTCCTTGGCTTTTACCTTAACCTTATACATAATGAATGGATTCTCCTTAAGCCATTTATTCTTTATAGCATGATTCACAATCTTTTTAAGATGCTTGATATACTTGGCGGCCGAAACTTCCACACAGTTACAAACAGTCTTTAGGTAAAAGTTGAAATCAGCAATAAATGCATAATCTAGCTGCAATAGATCTATGTCAATAGTTTTATATTGTTGAAGGATAAAATTCTTAAGGTGTTTTTCGGTTGTCTTATAACCTTTTAATGTATTTTCCTTGAAATCATGCCCTAACAACTCTTTCATTTTTCGGTTGTGTTCGTTTAGTAGCCCAAGTAGCATGTATTTTTTTTCGGCTATCTCAATACCTAAAAATTTGTTCTTTAGGGATTCGGCATTGATTAACGCCCTTTGCTTTAGCATAGATGTATGTGCTTCTTCTACTTGACGTTCAATCTCATCTAAATAGGTATTTAGAAGTTTCGTGCTTTCTTTAGTACCCTTTTCTCTGTTAGAACGCGAGCACCACCTTTCAGGGTCGCAGGCTCGTCCAACTGAAACTTCTTTAGGATTACCATTTATGGTTATCCTCATGTAGATTGATTTAGGGCCTAATTTGTAATTTTTAGGCTTTTTTAGATAAAATAAGATACTATAGTTTGTGTTCATAACAAGTTAATTATCGTTAACAAAATTAAGCTTGCAATTTATAGAAATCAAGATGTTCATCGTTTGAACAGGTTGATTTACAGGAAGATGTGTCGTTTCCAGTGAGTCATTAATGAGTCAATAGTGACTCACTGAAATACTCACTGGAATTTTGCGTTTTATTGCAAAATATGAGATTTTGTTAAAACAAAAAAGCCTGTAAATCATTGATTTACAGGCTTTTTATAGTTTTTGACTCTTGTTACAGTAGCCCGCAGGGGAATCGAACCCCTATTTCCAGAATGAAAATCTGACGTCCTAACCGGTAGACGAGCGGGCCATTTAATATAAAGAGTGTCTTTCAACTCTTTTGGTAGCGGGGACACGACTCGAACGTGCGACCTTCGGGTTATGAGCCCGACGAGCTACCAACTGCTCCACCCCGCACTCTATTTTATACTTCAAATACTGCGTTTGAAGGATTGCAAAGGTAGAAATTAATTTGACATTTGCAAAAACTAATCAACAAATAATTAAATATATTTTTCATTTAATTCTTATCACTCCTTATAGTTTTTACAAATTGTAAATTTCATCAACCATTCTATGTTGATAGTGAGGACTTTGACTTTTGTCCGCTCCTATCAATATTAATGCATTAATTAACACTTTAAATTTTTATTTAGCATAAATAATACTATCTGTTAATATATCTACCTAGTTATAGAATATCTATTAGACATCGCTATATCTTGATTTTTTTCAAGATAATGAGATCTGATATTTTAATTATTATTGATTAAACAAAAATTCTTTCTACAACGACGAAAATATCCGTTAAATACTAAATACCCTTGAACAAGAGATTGGTTTGCGAAATTCAAGATTTGAATCTAATTGCAAGGAAGATTTTGAAAAGATTTGTTAATAATTTGCTATACCATAATGTGAAACAGATTAATCACAAGAAATGCGCTTTTATGGTCAGCGATTTGCTGTAGCCCGTAGGGGAATCGAACCCCTGTTTCCAGAATGAAAATCTGGCGTCCTCACCCCTAGACGAACGGGCCAGTAAATTAAGTCAAAAGTTACTTAGTTTTAAATTTTAGTCTAGAATTAGACTTATCACTTACAACTTCAAACTTTCTTTTGGGTAGCGGGGACACGACTCGAACGTGCGACCTTCGGGTTATGAGCCCGACGAGCTACCAACTGCTCCACCCCGCACTTTATACAATTCGTAATGCCAAAATTAAATCCTTAACTCCATTTCCGAATTGGAATGCAAAGATATAATTCGTTTCTTTGCAACACAAGTTTTTTTTAAAATAAATTTAATGGCGCATAAAGCAGGTTTTGTAAGTATAATAGGTAAACCAAATGTGGGTAAATCGACCCTCATGAATGTGCTTGTAGGCGAGCGACTTAGTATCATTACGCCTAAAGCTCAAACTACCCGTCACCGTATTTTGGGTATTGTAAATGAAGAAGATTATCAGATTGTTTTTTCTGATACACCAGGAGTTATCAAACCAAAATACAGCTTACAAGAGAGTATGATGAGTTTTGTTAACGGCTCTTTAACCGATGCCGACGTACTTTTATTCGTAACTGATATTAACGAACAGTTTGATGAGGAGGATGTTATGGAAAAGATTTTGAACAGAGGTATTCCAACGATTGTTCTAATTAATAAGATAGATAAAGCGCAGCAGGAACAGGTAGACGAGAAGATTAATTACTGGCAAGAAAAATTAAATCCAGCATCAATTCATGCAATTTCTGCATTACACAAACATAATCTTGATGGAATCCTAGATCTTATTTTAGAAATGTTGCCAGAACATCCAGCATATTATGATAAAGAAGATTATACCGATCGTTCGGAACGTTTCTTCGTTTCAGAAATGATCCGCGAAAAAATCTTTTTAAATTATCAAAAAGAAATCCCATATAGTACCGAAGTAATTATTAAGAGCTTTAAAGAGGAAGAACTTAAAAACGGCAAAGGCGAAATGATTAGAATCAGTGCAGAAATCGTGGTCGAACGCGATTCGCAAAAAAATATTTTGATTGGTACAGCCGGAAGCATGCTTAAGAAAGTAGGCACCGAAGCTCGATTGGAAATCGAAAAGTTTTTAGGTAAAAAAATCTTCTTGGAAATGTTTGTAAAAGTAATTCCCGATTGGAGAAGCAAAAAGAACTATCTTAAAAGCTTTGGTTACGATAATTAACTGTACCTTTGCAGGCCTTAATAAAAGGGTTAACGACTGATATTCAGTACAAGTAGTTTTTAGATCATTTTTTATAAAATCTATAATTAACAACTGAAATTTATCGCTAATTATTGAGCATAACATAACGTTCCAACACAGTAACGTTCCAACAACAACACCCATGAGTAACATTATCGCCATCGTAGGCAGGCCAAACGTAGGCAAGAGCACCCTTTTTAATAGATTGACTGAAAGTCGCAAAGCAATTGTTGATGATATGAGCGGCGTAACCCGCGATAGGCATTATGGAGTGGGTGAGTGGACGGATAAACAATTTACCGTTATTGATACAGGTGGTTATGTAGCCAATTCTGAAGATGTTTATGAAGCCGCAATTCGTGAGCAAGTAATGATTGCCATCGAAGAAGCAAGTGTTTTAATCTTTATGGTTGATGTAACTACCGGCATTACAGATTTAGATGACGACATTGCACAGGTTCTTCGCCGAAGTAATAAACCAGTTTTCGTAACCGCAAATAAAGTAGATAATACTGCATTACATAGCGAGATCAGTACTTTTTATGGCTTTGGCTTAGGTGAGGTTTATCCATTATCATCTATGACAGGTTCTGGAACTGGCGAACTTTTAGATGAAATTATTACTCATTTTGAAGATGTTGTCGAAGAGGAAAATGCTTTACCAAAAATTACCATCGCTGGTCGGCCAAACGTTGGTAAATCATCTTTGGTTAATGCCTTAATTGGTAAAGAGCGTAATATTGTAACCGCGAATGCAGGTACAACCCGCGATTCGATTAAGATCCACTACAACCAATTCGGTCACGAATTTATGTTGATTGATACTGCTGGTTTACGTAAAAAAACCAAGGTAAAAGAAAATCTTGAGTTTTATTCAGTAATGCGTACTATTAAGGCCATTGAAGAAGCCGATGTAGTGGTAATTATGATTGATGCTGTTGAGGGTATCGAAAGTCAGGATATCAACATTTTTCATTTAGCAGAAAAGAATAAAAAAGGTATTGTTATTTTAGTTAACAAGTGGGATTTGGTAGAAAAAAATACGCAAACCATGAAGGCTTTCGAAGAAGCAATTCACGAACGTATCCGTCCTTTTACTGATGTTCCAATTGTATTTACTTCCGTTTTAAACAAGCAACGTATTTTTAAAGCAATTGAAGTGGCGTTGGAAGTGGCTGCAAATCGTAGTAAAAAGGTTCCAACATCAAAATTAAATGATGTGATGTTACCGCTTATCGAGAAATTTCCACCACCTGCATTAAAAGGAAAACATATTAAAATTAAATACATCACTCAAATTAATGCGACTTCGCCAATGTTTGCTTTCTTTTGCAACTTGCCTCAGTATATTAAAGATCCCTATAAACGTTTTATTGAAAATAAATTGAGAGAGCATTTTGATTTTTCAGGTGCACCAATTCAAATTTATTTCAGACAGAAATAAGACTAGATTTATAATTATTAGAAAAGCAGGGCTTGTATTCCATCGGTGAATTCTGCCCTGCTTTTGTTTCAATCTTTTTTGAAGGAAAAAAGTATTTCCACGTCAATCAGGTTTACCTAATTTAGATTGTAATTTTAAAAAGGTCAGCATTCTTTCATTTGCCAAGTTAAAATTTAACTAATCTCCTTACCTTTAATTATGCAAATCCAAGTTTTAAATAGTCTTCCAACTGATATCGACACCATATTCCAATTTTATGATATGGCTGTAGCCCATCAAAAAAAGGTCTTTAATAAGCATTGGCAAGGCTTCAGTTTAGAACTGGTTCATACTGAAGTAGCTGAAAACAGGCAATATAAAATCTTGGTTGATGGCGTTGTTGCCTGTGTATTTGCAGTCACCTTTAACGATAAATTAATTTGGGCAGATCGCGATCACGATTCGATTTACATCCACAGGATTGTAACGCATCCTGAGTATAGAGGATATTCTTTTGTTAAAGAAATTATTAAATGGGCTAAAGAATTTGCAATAGCAAATGGAATAAAATATATACGAATGGATACTTGGGCAGATAACGAAAAACTGCTTGAATATTATACTAGCTGCGGTTTTGACTTTGTTGGGGTGGTAACGATGGAACAAACAAAAGGCTTGCCTAAACATTATGAAGGCATAAGTTTAAGCTTATTTGAAATTATAGTTTAGCCCTCTTTTCTTTATTAATTAGAATTTTTAAAGAATTAATTTCCAGGTAAACATTCCTTCGCCTTCGCCAAATTGCACAAAATTATTTTTTTGTAGGATAGAATAATTAGCCATATTATCCTGAACAGTTGTTGCGTAAATAGATTTTACCTTTGGTTGTTCTCTTGCCCATTGTATTATTCTGGCAACGGCTTCAATCATAAATCCTTTGCCTCTAAATTCTTCATAAGTACCATAACCAATTTCAATTTCTCCTTCTTGATCAGGTTTGCCAACGAAACTTAGGTCGCCAACAATCTTATTATCAGCCTTGGAAATAATAATCCAAAGCGTATTGAACATATATTCGCTATCCTGATCGTGTACATTTGGAAGTGTAGATTGTGCTAAAGCTTTTTGCAAGTTTGGTGTAATACTTCTTTTGCTCGGTATCAAACCAAATTCTTTTTCTAAAGAAGAATCATCTTCTATATACTTTTGTAATTGATTGTGTTTAAGTGGTTTTAAAATGAGGCGTTCAGTTTCAATCATCATGCAAAGTTTAAAGCTTAACCGAATTTATACTATTTGAGTTTTTAAAACCGGTTTTATTATTAAACCTTATTGAAATAACACTGAAGCTTTTCGCGGAACTATAATGAACAGCAGGGCTAACATGAATATGTTGTTTCCAAGCATTTCGATCTAAATCGCTTGAGAAATTGGCTTATTGTATATTAACTAAAGCTTGCTTTACTGCATTATCTGTTTGGTTTGCAGCCCTATAATAACCAACATCGCCCAAGTAATAACGACAAAGCAAAGCTTTTAAATCATTAAGAATAATGGTTTTTGAATTATATAGCTGAAATCGGTCTATCGGAACATTTTTTCGTTGAATAAAGCCGATAAAATCTTTAAAATCGTTATCGCTAATATTAAAATTATTAATGTTTTGTTCTACAAATACTCCACTATAACGGCTGCTGAGCACATTAAATACAAAATCTGATAAGATTTTTTTACTTACTAGACTTGCATAAAACTTATTATAACCAACGGTATCTAGCTTTACAAAAACATCAGGCTGTATGCCACCATTTGGCTTAAACTTTTTTCTGGGTAGAATATTTACTCCTTCCGTTTTTTCTATTGAATCCTGAAAGGAAGTCCGATCGCCAGTAAGTTCACCATCCATCATTCGTTCATCCAACTCATGTTTATAAGCATCGTAGCCTTTTTTATATGATTTTTGAATGCTCCTTCCGGATGGAGTATAATACCTGGCAATTGTTAAATTAAGCGCAGAACCATCGCCAAAAGAAAATTGTTCCTGCACTAAACCTTTTCCAAAAGAACGGCGACCAACAATAATTCCTCTACCCAAATCCTGAATAGCACCTGCAACAATTTCACTTGCTGAAGCTGTATTTTCGTTAATTAAAATCGCAAGTTTTCCTTGTTGAAACGATCCGTTTCCACTTGAAAAATAATCTGTCCGTGGTTCGTGCTTTCCTTGCGTAAATACAATTAACCTGTTCTCTGGTAAAAACTGATCCGCCAATTCTGTTGCCGCGGTAAAATATCCACCGCCATTATCCCGTAAATCGAGAATGAGTTTTTTCATTCCCTTTGCTTTTAAATTTGCGGCAATAGTAGCAAAATCACTATCAGTGTTGGCGCCAAATTTACTAATCCTAACATAGCCAGTTTCTGGATTAATCATATAAGAAGCATCAATACTGCTCACGTTAACTTTGCCTCGGGTTACCATTATTCGGCTCTGAATTGGAGTGCCATTATGTTGAAGCAGTACGCTTACACCACTACCAGCCTTGCCTCTAAAGCGACCTGTAAGTTGATCCTTCGGTAAGTTTCTGCCGCTTACCGTAGTCGTATCAATGCTTATAATTTTATCACCAAGTTTTATTCCTGCCTGAAACGCTGGACCATCTTTTACCACTCCAGTTACCATCATTGTATCATTTAGCATATAATATTCAATGCCAACGCCTTCAAAATTACCTTCTAAATTATCTGTCATATCTTGAGCATCGGTTGGCGGAAGATATACACTATGTGGATCTAGCTGATGTAAAACGCTGTCAATTGGTAGGTTTTGTAAAGAATCTGTATTAATATCATCTACATAATTTTTATTGATAATGTGTAGAATCTCATTCAGTTTATCAGAATTATTAACTGCTAGCTGCGGGATTTTTTGAACGCCATAACCCTGATCCTTTATGAATTTAACACCTAAGTACATACCACCAATTAGTACAATGGAATAACTTAAAGCAAGGAGTAGATTGGAACGGGTAATTTTTTTCATCAGCGTTTTGCAAATTTATGAAAATTAGCGAGTTGATACATTTTTTAAACTCATTTATTAGTCTTTTGTTTATAATATTTAACTTAAATTAACAAGTAGATTTTCTCAAAAGCATAAAAGAGAGATTTTTTTATTTTTTAGAACATTTTTTAGAAAGATTTACCGAATTTTATCAAAATTAAATATATGGATAGAATTACCGAGCATGAATCTAACTATAACCACATTGAAAAAATGTCGGTGTTGGAAGTTCTGCAGGGCATTAATAACGAAGATAAAACAGTTGCTTTCGCTGTTGAAAAATCTTTGCCTCAAATAGAGAAATTGACTTTGGCAGTTGCCGAAAGAATGAAGAAAGGCGGTCGTCTTTTTTATATTGGTGCAGGTACAAGCGGCCGTTTAGGTGTTGTTGATGCATCAGAATGTCCGCCAACTTATGGTGTTCCTTTCGATTGGGTTGTGGGTATTATTGCCGGTGGCGATAAGGCCATTAGAAAGGCAGTTGAATTTGCCGAAGACGATGCAGAACAAGCATGGAAAGATTTGCAGGAATTCAACATTAATGAAAAAGATTGTTTAGTTGGATTGGCTGCTTCTGGCACTACGCCTTATGTTATTGGTGGATTAAATACCGCTCGTAAATATGGAATATTAACAGGATGTATCGTTTGCAATACTGGAGGACCGATTGCCGATGAATCTGATTTCCCCGTTGAAGTTGTTGTTGGTCCGGAATTTATTACAGGTTCTACCCGTATGAAATCTGGAACGGCACAAAAATTGGTTTTGAACATGCTTAGTACTACTGTTATGGTACAACTGGGTCGCGTGGTTGGCAATAAAATGGTTGATATGCAATTAACCAATAATAAACTTGTTGATCGTGGAATATTGATGGTTGCTGACGAATTAAATATCAATTATGATGAAGCTTCAGATTTGTTGACGCAGCATGGAAGCGTTCGTAAGGCTGTAGAAGCAGGACAACATTAAGGAATGATTGAATTATTGAATGAAGAAATTAATGAATATTGCGATCGCTTTGCAACATTACTCATTGAAAACTCACTCATTCAAAATTAAATAAAAGTAAATTATGCACGAAATAGAACCTTATTATCAATGGAGAGATGAGTACATCTCGGCAGAAGATGAGCGTTCACCATTTTATAATACCGAATATTCTGAGTTATATTTTGATAAACAAATTTATAACTTTTTGCTACATCCTCAATGGGATGAATTTGGCTCAAATACCCTTTATATGAAGGTGCTTTATGCCGATTACGATCGCGGATATACTATAATAGAATTTAT is drawn from Pedobacter mucosus and contains these coding sequences:
- a CDS encoding site-specific integrase, with the protein product MNTNYSILFYLKKPKNYKLGPKSIYMRITINGNPKEVSVGRACDPERWCSRSNREKGTKESTKLLNTYLDEIERQVEEAHTSMLKQRALINAESLKNKFLGIEIAEKKYMLLGLLNEHNRKMKELLGHDFKENTLKGYKTTEKHLKNFILQQYKTIDIDLLQLDYAFIADFNFYLKTVCNCVEVSAAKYIKHLKKIVNHAIKNKWLKENPFIMYKVKVKAKEREFLTQHQLDEITNKRLTIERLSQVRDIFLFCCYTGLAYADVKSLKRADIVTGVDGKSWIFTKREKNNNSCRIPLLKPALILMAKYAEHPKLEYENLVLPVLSNQKTNAYLKEIADICGITQNLTFHLARHTFATTVTLSNGVYISEKLTM
- the era gene encoding GTPase Era encodes the protein MAHKAGFVSIIGKPNVGKSTLMNVLVGERLSIITPKAQTTRHRILGIVNEEDYQIVFSDTPGVIKPKYSLQESMMSFVNGSLTDADVLLFVTDINEQFDEEDVMEKILNRGIPTIVLINKIDKAQQEQVDEKINYWQEKLNPASIHAISALHKHNLDGILDLILEMLPEHPAYYDKEDYTDRSERFFVSEMIREKIFLNYQKEIPYSTEVIIKSFKEEELKNGKGEMIRISAEIVVERDSQKNILIGTAGSMLKKVGTEARLEIEKFLGKKIFLEMFVKVIPDWRSKKNYLKSFGYDN
- the der gene encoding ribosome biogenesis GTPase Der — protein: MSNIIAIVGRPNVGKSTLFNRLTESRKAIVDDMSGVTRDRHYGVGEWTDKQFTVIDTGGYVANSEDVYEAAIREQVMIAIEEASVLIFMVDVTTGITDLDDDIAQVLRRSNKPVFVTANKVDNTALHSEISTFYGFGLGEVYPLSSMTGSGTGELLDEIITHFEDVVEEENALPKITIAGRPNVGKSSLVNALIGKERNIVTANAGTTRDSIKIHYNQFGHEFMLIDTAGLRKKTKVKENLEFYSVMRTIKAIEEADVVVIMIDAVEGIESQDINIFHLAEKNKKGIVILVNKWDLVEKNTQTMKAFEEAIHERIRPFTDVPIVFTSVLNKQRIFKAIEVALEVAANRSKKVPTSKLNDVMLPLIEKFPPPALKGKHIKIKYITQINATSPMFAFFCNLPQYIKDPYKRFIENKLREHFDFSGAPIQIYFRQK
- a CDS encoding GNAT family N-acetyltransferase, which gives rise to MQIQVLNSLPTDIDTIFQFYDMAVAHQKKVFNKHWQGFSLELVHTEVAENRQYKILVDGVVACVFAVTFNDKLIWADRDHDSIYIHRIVTHPEYRGYSFVKEIIKWAKEFAIANGIKYIRMDTWADNEKLLEYYTSCGFDFVGVVTMEQTKGLPKHYEGISLSLFEIIV
- a CDS encoding GNAT family N-acetyltransferase → MIETERLILKPLKHNQLQKYIEDDSSLEKEFGLIPSKRSITPNLQKALAQSTLPNVHDQDSEYMFNTLWIIISKADNKIVGDLSFVGKPDQEGEIEIGYGTYEEFRGKGFMIEAVARIIQWAREQPKVKSIYATTVQDNMANYSILQKNNFVQFGEGEGMFTWKLIL
- a CDS encoding S41 family peptidase, which gives rise to MKKITRSNLLLALSYSIVLIGGMYLGVKFIKDQGYGVQKIPQLAVNNSDKLNEILHIINKNYVDDINTDSLQNLPIDSVLHQLDPHSVYLPPTDAQDMTDNLEGNFEGVGIEYYMLNDTMMVTGVVKDGPAFQAGIKLGDKIISIDTTTVSGRNLPKDQLTGRFRGKAGSGVSVLLQHNGTPIQSRIMVTRGKVNVSSIDASYMINPETGYVRISKFGANTDSDFATIAANLKAKGMKKLILDLRDNGGGYFTAATELADQFLPENRLIVFTQGKHEPRTDYFSSGNGSFQQGKLAILINENTASASEIVAGAIQDLGRGIIVGRRSFGKGLVQEQFSFGDGSALNLTIARYYTPSGRSIQKSYKKGYDAYKHELDERMMDGELTGDRTSFQDSIEKTEGVNILPRKKFKPNGGIQPDVFVKLDTVGYNKFYASLVSKKILSDFVFNVLSSRYSGVFVEQNINNFNISDNDFKDFIGFIQRKNVPIDRFQLYNSKTIILNDLKALLCRYYLGDVGYYRAANQTDNAVKQALVNIQ
- the murQ gene encoding N-acetylmuramic acid 6-phosphate etherase produces the protein MDRITEHESNYNHIEKMSVLEVLQGINNEDKTVAFAVEKSLPQIEKLTLAVAERMKKGGRLFYIGAGTSGRLGVVDASECPPTYGVPFDWVVGIIAGGDKAIRKAVEFAEDDAEQAWKDLQEFNINEKDCLVGLAASGTTPYVIGGLNTARKYGILTGCIVCNTGGPIADESDFPVEVVVGPEFITGSTRMKSGTAQKLVLNMLSTTVMVQLGRVVGNKMVDMQLTNNKLVDRGILMVADELNINYDEASDLLTQHGSVRKAVEAGQH